The sequence AGCCATTTGAAAATCTTGATGAAGGCCAGGGTCGTTGGTGGTTGAAAATTACTGAAACAAATATTAAACTAGtaatcaattatcaatttaaaattcaaagaacATGAATAGAAAGGAGTATACTTAAAATACAATCTGAGTATTTTTCTACTTTCGTAATTCAGAAATGATTGGTATAAATCCCATTAGAAATTGTGAATAGTGAAAAGAATATATGTCCTGCCTTTTTCTATGATTTCTACATTAttttaatcagaaaaaaaaacgaaagaatataatattaattgaCTATTGAGAATatataataaaagaaaagaagAGAAATGAATCTGGATGGTGGATAGTGGGGTTGCAGTGTTGCTGACAACCGATCCAAGAGGTTCATGTTATGCCTCGTTGGAGTCATTGATGCCTCAGTGCACCAACACCAGTGAAAATCAGTGAGGCGAATTTGGTTGGTACCTGACAGACTTACAACAAGAGGAATTGGGTTGAAGAGGAGGAGGTAGCGGAGGGACATGTGAACAGGGTTGAAGCGACAAATCTTTTGCACTAGTAAATTGTACACTGTCGGAAGTCAATTTGGCTGTGGATGGAAGAACGATATACTGGAGTTGAGTTGAGCCAAGATGAAGATTTCCGGGGTGGAAGCTAGTGTACCCCTTTTAGGTGCTGTTGCACCACGCTGTGTCGTCAAGCAAGCCACTGTCAAACGCTGTGTTGCTGCATTACTACTCATTTCGGTTGGCAGTATATTTTACTATACTCATTACGTGATTAGCAGTCCATTATCGAGGTAACTCAATTTTAAATAACATTATTTGATTCCGATGGTCGTCTAACTGAAAATCCGTCAATTTACAGCCGTGCAGTTATTAGAAATACTTTCTAATACCTGTAATTTCATGTCGAACTgcgatgaaggaaaaaaaattctttcctaTTTCGTACGATCACCTAATTTTCCCACCAATCAACGGGCAAAACTTTTATTTTCCGATCGAActtggcaaaaaaaatttattctcctctatgtttaaaaaatcacatgaTATTAATATGGAAAGACTAAAAATTGTCTGTTGGAAATTGCTCATCACTGCTAATTGACAACTAGaactattaaaattaatttaatcgtaTTATGACTGAAAAAACGTAACTCCTATTTTCTGGTCAACACTGATAATTATAGCTAGGGGTTATGCCAAGTATTAGGTATCGGCTATTCCTCATTTCTCTCCTACTTGAAAATTAAGTTCAACCCGGAAAATCCTGTTGCCTCTCTAGGTAGACCGAAAGAGTTTTTAAATGTAATAGAAGAATGCAATAGATATGGGGgacggagacagagagagggggggggggggaaagcGATGGCAGATCTAGGATTACTTAGAAAGATTCAGTGGAGGAGTTTGGTGAGTTCATGCTCAATTAGAGAAGACATATAACCTAGATATCCGTAAATGAACTTCTCCTTGATGACCCAATGTAAATTAATCGTGTAGGGGTAGAGAGAATCAAGAGAGGCGTACAAACTGGGTCCAATGATGGATTATTTCCATATAGAACCCCAGTCCAAGCATTACATTTTCTCAACgtcttttttttgagaattattATCGATCTAGTTGAATATTCGATTGATGCGGAAGTGTTAAAACGTGTGTAAATTCCCCGTATGAGTCATCATTCAtcgtcattaattaaaaactgtATTTTGCGTTTGAATTATATACATTTGCGTAGTGAACACGGATTACGCTACTACCAATCCGTGGGACATGAAATGTTACCGGATGTTTATTGCACACTCAATCATCGCCAATTCAGTCTTGTGCGCAGTACAAATAATAATCAACTAAACGACACGAAGAATATCCTCTCTGGTCTGCTTTCAGAAACAATCACAGGAAATAGTTTAATTACAATCCCCGGGGAATGATTAAATTCATGTGAAAATGATCAGCATTGCCAGAAAATTTAGGTCAAGTCCGGGAAAAACGAAATAGCTAATGATCAGTTCAATGAAACAAATGTAAAAATGTCGAACAATAATGTCCTCAAACTCGACTGCAAACAATGCATCGATAGGTTATCACCACATTTATTGTGTTGTATATGGTAAATGCATTCACCAGTAAGTAACAGAAATGCTAGTAGCTACGGTGGATTTCTGCAATGACCAATTGTGTGTAAGCATTCGCATTGCTCCATGGGCGTGGATATTTGCGGACCGATGACGAACTACGGTGTGTTCGTAATCACGCTTCTAATCACACTCAGACACGAAACTAACCCACCGTGTATGGTATTCAGGATTCAAAGGAGCCACGTACTGCATCAAGCGTACTCTTTATTAGCCTATCTGAGCCGTTCAAAGTACGGCTGATGCAAATAAAAATGCCATTgctcaatttcattgattccTATTCTCTGTGATGACTAATATTTTCACAATCCACCAAGATATCAAATCATGTATTGCTTTTATAatgtatttcattttcatacaATATACtagatttttctattaattgaTCCTTGAAACAAATATGTATAAGTGAAAAATCGTCGTAGTGATGACCCAATAGATCGATCTTTAGATGAAAGGTCTCACTGTGTCACTGGCATCCGTCAGCAATAGGAGTGCATTGAGACTAGCATCTAATTACATTGAAATAGAAGCTTGATTGATAGAATTACTTTGCACATTcctgagaaaattttccagtggTTACGTGAAcaagattttttcaatatccatttttttcctatcTTTTGTAACTTGATGAAAAGAAATTTCGTTTTGATCGCTGATTACACGAATAGAGAAGCGCCGTATAATATAAAACCCCAAAAAATTTACCATAGTGGTAAATAAATATGGCAAAGTAAAAGGGGGCGGGGGTAGtaagagaaagaaagagaaaaatattctaagaATTTTGATTGAAAGAAATTATGGCGTCGCTGGCAAGTGTAGAATATACTCGGGACAACAACTTGGAGTGAAATAAATTGCATATAAAATTCGCTTGCAGAATGTGTAAAATGTCAAAAGGCACAAAGACCCCTTCAAACATGTAACACTCCCGTACGCAGTTCATAACATCCGAGGACAAGAGTTTCACTTTGTACTCGCCGCTCTACTCGCGATTGTTCAATGATAAttgtaatacaaaatgaaatggaaaGCGAAACGGATCAGATATACAAGTACATGGGGATATAAATGGtttgggttttttttcatccctcacTTTATCGTAGCATGTGTTTTATTCAACGTGTATTTGTCCGACGGAAAGAACAATATATGTCTCCACTACATGAAGATGCGTGTTACTCATATAGTAATATTCACACGGGTTGGAAAACGCGTAGCGCGTGGGAAGGGTGAGTCATCATTTATATTCACAACACAATGATAAaactgaaattttcaagttctCTCCATAATATAAATTGGATATATTACTGCTTCTTAGAGTCGTAAAATTTCTCAGGGAAAGCCATGTTTTGAAAGAGAGTATGATGGTTTCATATCTCGAGAAGTTCGTCATATACAACTAGAAAATGCGTATTTCTTCGCTTTCTGAATAGATGTTTTAGTAGACaggtttttgaattaatttgtgTCACCCAAATACTTCTATACATAAACGGCAATATCATGTCAACGGATCGTCAGAAGGTAGAACACATTATCCAAGTGAGCTGAACATTCATCCTACATGCTCTTTGATAATATTCCTGTGGACAAAATTGCACTCGATAACAACATGAAAAAAACCGTATGTAAATCGTAGAACATTTCAAATCCCGTTAAATTTCATATATCcatatgtatatattttaaTGCTTTTAACACTGAGGATAGCATGAAAAATACACACATTCCCCACGGagattaaaatatgaaaccccTAGTTTGACGATGAAAAGCAACAACGAAATTAAAAAGTTCACTTTGTCCTGGTCTTCTATTAACTCCtttccattgaaataattcaagttttttttcacactgCAACATTGAGCAGCTCATATAACTGACGAGCCATAGGAGCTTAAAATGTATAGATAAATAGAGGGACGATTTATCGGTCCAGTCTCCATTTCTCAAGGATCGAGACTGCCACTTGCTTTTCTCGCGAATATACAAGATCATTTTTATCACTCGACTCCCTTACATCATTCGTGCTCTACTCATTGGTTCAATATATCGATTAGGCAGTTCATCGGCCGTACACGGTTGCCAGATAGCGAACAGGGAGTGACGATAAAACTCGCTTACATTTCGATATACACCCATCAATTTTTACCCACCCTCGACGCTGTACGTCAACCACACCATGCTTAATCATTGTCTAGAATAGTATACAGTTGAGTACTAGCACAGAATGGcaatataaaagaaaaaaattttaaaaaccacTGAAGTGAGATATAAAAATAAGGTGATTGGAGGATTGTCAGTTTGCATTGGGCCTCTCTGCCACTATTTCTCTCAAGTATTCATAGATTACGTTTTAAGAATCGATAATATATGTGTGATCTACTGGTTTATGTGTCTGCAGCCTCATTCACCGTGACACGAGACCAGAGCCATCGATAAGGTGTTCAACTTTAAAGGGAGCCACGAGACTGCCAGCAGCTCCAGATCATCGAAGCGAAGCCAGACTTAGAATCGATCCCAAAGTTTTGGTTTTCGTCGAGACATTGTATTCTCGAGTTGGAAGGGAAATAGCTGAATTACTTGTCTACAATAGAATCAAGTATGTTTAATTTTACACTCCTAATGGAATGGCAATACTTGCAAGGTTTACAAATGGGAAATTCATCCGTTAAAGGAATAAGACATGAAATATATATGAAATTCTTCAAACTAGAAACTCCTTATATTTTCCTCATAACAAATTTAGAAATGAAACTCTTATAGATCATAATATAAACAAGGGTTCACCATCATCactcatgatgaaaaaattagtgaTAGCTACATGGGTAATCACCAATGAAGAAGAAACTTGTAGATGCAAAAGCAAATTGACTAACACCAATCGATTCCATCAGTATATCCTCTTCCACAAGAAgattgaaataaaagagccatcAAAAGAGCCGAGAGGTCCCCAAAGAGGCAAAAGTGGAAGAGTGTGTGGGATAGatggaaaagtaggaaaagcGACCGGAAAAGGTCAGAAGCTAATAATcgattcattaaaataatcacgGGCGcctgaataaatttcaaacttTAAAATCATATGTTTTGACTCCCTTTACACCCGAAACATATCCGATGTTGATTTCCGGTTTAATCCACTTATTTTCCCATCATTCCATTGATCTTTAATATTACTCTCTTGTGTAATCACAACTGATTATTCTCCGAACAATTATATGGATTTATTAAATCCTGTGTATACGTTCGATAGATGGATTCATTatcttcattgaattttagaTAACAGGAAATCAACAAAACGCGAAACGTGAAACTTCACTTCTTAGATAAATGCAAAAGTAAACCGCAACGCAGCACAGAATGATGATGCATTAAGTGACGAGCAAGAAGTcatgtcgaaaaaaaatgctggaaaattttgaacagAGAAAAAGGAGGGAACATTGTTAAAAGTTAAAATTGTCAAAGCCACGAGAGCACGAACTCGAATGTGAAAAGGGCTTTGGATTTCGAGACTCTCTAGAGGCACACCACAAGGGagataaataagaaaaaaaaacggaaatatcCCAAGCCAATATTACCACGTACCCTCTCTACTCTTTTCGGTTAGAGACAACTTCCAATCGCAACTGGAAACTGGCGCGAGTGTTGAGGAGGTAAAGAGGATAGAGCCGGAGTATTTCTTCTTGCCCTCTTCCACTGATCAATTTGGAAGAATTTCTATTTTCTGCCGAATGCTTGTGAAATTGTCTCCAATTTCTCAAATTGTAGCGCTCTTTGTCGACCCCGGTTCTCCCTATTACTGTCATGATATCACTCATTTTATCAGCATATTTAAGCCCCTTGCAAAGTTGGAAATCAATGTGTCCAACCCTACTAATCTTGATCGATCGCAATTACTTGAGAAGTTAAATGAATCCCTTCTTGGTGACGCATTTCACGTACGCACGAAATTGActaattggaaaattcaataattcctCAGCAGCGGATGCGTATAGACAGAGAAGCAATACGAGAGGTGTCCTTGTAGATATTCTAGCTCAAAGGGACGACTAATGCTGGCCTACAGTACGCAGTAAACCAGAGCAAAGATACAACATGTTCCTCATGAATAATGAACATCTGAAATTAACAACGTGGATCTACCCTAGAGAATGTTTTAGCAACATGATCTGTGACACAAACTACGTCAACGTcatcaaaattaattctcatctTGAGGTATTTCGGTAACAATACATCCGAATAATCTTCGGACATCCAAAAACGTGTGCAAAAATTGTAATTGCCTTTCGCATCACGAACAATCGACATTCACTACATTAAGAAAAGCCAAGAACATCTCAAAATATCTCAGAATACGCTATGAAGACATCCACACACAATGAGAACCCCCAAAGATGAACATTAAGTCCCTGATTGGGACTTATCTTTCGATTTTACGAAATTGCCTTTACTACAGAAAGTGATGACAAGATAAGACGTTGTATCGATCCTATAGTCCGGTTGTACGGCATGAAGCGTCATGTAAGAGCCATCCCAagggatatatatatatatatatatatccgcGTGACTTGAATTCAGATAATACTAGGAGAGAAAAAAGTGGGTAGAGTACAGCACGCGAAAcacaaaaaattcaccaaagGCGTGTGAAAACTATGAGGGTTTCATAAACTCTTGATAAagcataattttattatatcaattttgtttcaatgctttcaattaataatcattcaCGATAGAATAACGATTTTCAGAATACCTCATTACTAACACTTTAGTTGAAACTGCAGCATTGTCATTGGCTATCTTCTTCGAAGAATTctccagagagagagagagagagagagtgagagagagagagaaagtatGCTTTATACcttcatttttataatgacGAAACGCCCGTACCGGAGAGAAGAGTTTGATATCTAAGGACACAATACCGTCACAGCTGCTCCAAAGGACCTtttcaaattatatttcatATCTTCTGCGCGTATATAAAACAGTGAGTGGATCTTGCGCGATAATACTCAGCAAAATAATATGGCTATCTTTTCTCTCAATCAGTGAGTTCTCCTCCACTCATCGTTTTTTCATCCTTATATCAAATGTGATTTACAGACTGCCATTGTAATCATTTGCAATTGAAGATTTCCACAAATGAGTTTAGAACGTTTTATTTTGCACAAAAAAGCTAGATATTTTACGTATCTAAATTAAGTGGAATGTATATATGTTCCAGAGTGGATAATAAAACTTTCGGACTGGCATATATACAACACCCCCAAaagtagaagaaaaaaatgacattcacatatagaaatgaaaaataatcgaaaaaaacaCTGAGTCTTGCCAGTTGTTCGCTGTCTGCTCGAGCGGCCTATCGGGATTAGATTCGCAAATTccatttccaaaatattctctataaacaaggggaaaaaaaagttggaagttgaaaaaaagcaTAGAATGAACATTGTAAGCATATAGGATGGGgggagaggaagagaaaaaaatagagaaacaGAATGACGAGAGAGTCCAGTGGTTCGTTGGTTCACGCTGGtgtattaaaaaatccttTTGCACCACATGATAGTTCGATATGGAAGAGAGCGAAAATACAAGATGGGGATTGTTTTACCTATACCGCATTATCCATATGAAAAGGGATTAAATCAGTGACTTGAAATTTGTTGCAGATACAAAGTGGAAGTAACTGGAAAATCATTGCCAGTCCTGACAAACCTGGATAAAGGAAGGTATGGCGTGCTAGTATTCGAAAACATCAACAAATATTTACAGATGGACAAGTGGAATCGAGAATTACTCGACAAATACTGTCGTGAATACTCAGTTGGTATTGTTGGATTTGCTCCACCGGGGGAAGAAAGTCTCGTTGGAGCTCAACTCAAGGGGTTCCCATTATTCATTCACACTAACTTGAGACTTAAGGTAAAGCAATGTTTCATGAAATTCCTCAGAATTGCAATCCCTGAAAGACTAGCAATCACCGTATGACTGTTTAATTATTCCCTTTTTCTGTACTGTAAAGGTCCGCGGTAAAAAGGACTCGACTCCGTTTTTCAAGATTGTTCCTTCCATTTAAAGATCCCATAGTTTTTAAAGCGTCCAGCCCTTTGTCTATTTCACTCGTGTATACTCTCAGATTTGTATTCATGACCGCTACTTTTGTTCAACCGAGGAAAGTAGAATGAACCTTTTTACATTTACTTTTCTCCCCTCTATTCTTgtatattttcacttttttttacccctttaCTATACCAGttctttttgtttcattcGTGAGGATGCACAACTGAACGCTGTTTCACCTATTCTGAGGCTGACGAGATCCGGGGAAACTGCCTGGGGGTCGTTACCTGGAGGTGACTGGACGATTTTTCAACCAAACCACAGCACGTATGAACCGCTGGCATGGGCGTACCGAGACAGTTTGGATTATACTAGCCAAAAAACACCACTTGCCACGGTCATTCAGGTAATAAGTTATTTTCCTTGAATTGTTCAATTCAgccataaaataataaatgattcaTTGATGAAAACTGATGAATCATTGAGTAAAAAGATAAGCGCGTATAGTAATGAAGCGTATACACGACAGGAATCAAGCGATTTGCTTATGtacaaaaataaagaaataattatgGACACCATCAATGATCTCCCTCAGCGATACAAGACGACGAcaaacaatgaaatttaatcTGACAAGTCTTGTAGAATAGTGTTGTTAAACAAAATTTATCGTCAATGAGTGGAAAGAACCGTAGCATTAAAAATGGAATCTAGGGTGGTAGATTCTACACACCTTGCTTAACTAACATCGGCATCATAGAAAACAATGCTATAACACTTCTAGGCGGGACAATAAGTCCGATGAgcataaaattagaaaaagcAGAGTGAGAAAAGAGTGTGTAAGAAAAGCCTAAACAATTCGTAAAGCTTTTATCACTCTGCAACTGCATTTAtatatttgcaataaaatgttGGTAAGAATGGCGACTTGAGGTccatgaaataattgaatagaatattcgcaagagaaaaaaaaggagtaaCCTCAACCAATAATACTGAGGCCGACGATTTATTAccctaatttaattttcagtgtttTCGTTCCAGGATCATGGAAGGTACGACGGCATTCAGAGAGTGCTGTTCGGTGGTGGCTTACGCTTCTGGCTTCACAAATTATTACTCTTAGATTCGTTATCCTACTTGTCACACGGACAATTGAGTCTGAGTCTTAATCGCATGGTGTTAGTGGATGTTGATGATATATTCGTCGGTGAAAAAAGTACGAGACTTAAAAAAGACGATGTTCTTGCTCTTCTGGCGACACAACAAAGAATTCAAACTCTTGTACCAggtttcaaatttaatttgggGTTTTCCGGCAAGTATTTCCATCACGGTACAGTGGAGGAGAATTTAGGAGACGATATGTTGCTCGAAAACGTCGACAGGTAATTTTAAAATGCATTGAAATTATGACAAATGtattaaatcaaattttctaacgtcggcAAATACCACTGGTGCATTAATTCCATTATTGTTAAAGGGATTCAGTTAATAACTAATAAGCAAATTCTccttcagaattttttgacTTAAAGATTTACCGAAATTGGGAGACATTAATACATACAGAGAATTAGTACATAATTTTATGTAATGCTTCTCTCATTCCGTTCAATCCAATATCTCTTTCTGCCCGTGTTTAATTGGACTCTTCCTCTACAACTCATGTCTTCTGTACACCAGATTTACGTGGTTTTCCCATATGTGGAACCATCAGCAGCCCCATCTTTACGAGAATGTAACACATTTACAAACGGACATGGCACTTAACAAGCAATTTGCCAAAGAACATGGAATTCCAACTGTTAGTGGTTACAGTGTAAGTCCTCATCATTCTGGAGTTTATCCAGTGCATGAAGGACTGTACGAGGCATGGAAGAGAGTATGGAACATCAAAGTGACAAGTACAGAGGAGTATCCACACCTGAGGCCTGCAAGACTGAGGCGTGGCTTCATTCATCGTAATATTATGGTATTAAAGAGAATcaaactttttttcattaatcctCTATCTCCTagtttttttcactctttgCTTAGTGTATAATAATGGTAATAATAATACTGTATTATTTgctcattatttaataatgaatCAGGCGATTTAAATTTAACTGATAAAAGCAGAAAGACGTtttgcaaaaattaaaatcattcaagTGAAATAATGAATGGACTTGGATAGATATGAATGTAAATGAAAGAACTGCTAGCTGATAttctatgaaaatttaaacttaAGCTGTATAAACCGTGTGGTTTGTCATTCAGTCTTCTCATTTGGCTAGGTACTACCTCGACAAACTTGCGGCTTATTCACACACACTATTTTCATCGAGAGATACCCAGGCGGGAGAGATAAATTGGATGAGTCCATACAGGGTGGTGAATTATTTCAAACAATTGTTTACAATCCCGTAAGTTGTAAATTCACGAAAGTAGCCAAACTGCGCTTACTGAAATATCATTTAATCTCTGCGCGAGGGTTATTGAGTTTAATATTCatattatttcatttcagattaatattttcatgacGCACATGTCCAATTATGGTAATGATCGTCTCGCACTGTATACATTTGAATCAGTCATTAAATTCATCCAATGCTGGACAAATTTACGGCTCTCGAGTGCTCCACCTCTTCAGTTAGGAGAaagatatttccaactctATCCAGAAGAAGCTGATCCTGTCTGGGGTGTACGTACattgatattttcaatagtattcaattgaatagtagtgaaaaaatggttatgTTTTCATAGAATCCCTGTGATGATCAGCGACACCAAAAAATATGGTCGCGGAATAAAACGTGTGACCAATTACCGAGATTTCTCGTTATTGGACCGCAGAAAACTGGTACCACAGCTTTGTATACATTTCTATCAATACATCCAGCAATTAGCAGCAATTTACCGAGTCCCGATACCTTtgaggaaattcaatttttcaatggtaaaaattattacaagGGGCTCGATTGGTATATGGGTTTCTTTCCAGCATCGAAAAATGAGAGCTCCCGCTatctatttgaaaaatcagcGACATATTTTGATGGAGAACTTGTTCCAAGGAGAGCGCACGCTCTTCTGCCGAAAGCAAAATTGATAACGATACTATTATCACCAGCCAGGCGAGCTTATTCCTGGTATCAGCACACACGAGTACACGGGGATCCGGTGGCTAATAATTACACCTTTCACGCGGTAATAACGGCAAGCGATACAGCGCCAAAACCATTAAGGGATCTTCGGAATAGGTGTCTAAATCCGGGTAAATATGCTCAGCATCTCGAAAGATGGCTCTCTTATTATTTACCCCAGCAATTGCACATAATTGACGGTGAACAGTTACGTCAGAATCCAATAGAGACGCTTCACGAGCTTcagagatttttaaaaataacacCGGCATTTAATTACTCAACGCATTTGCGATATGACCCAAAGAAAGGATTCTTCTGTCAAGTAACTAATGAAGATCGGACAAAATGCTTAGGGAAGAGCAAAGGTAGACAATATCCGCCGATGGAAGACAGGTCGTACAAACTTTTGCAGAGGTACTACCTCTCTCATAATACAGCTCTAGTCAAGTTGCTGAAGAGATTGGGATCGAGAACGATACCTCAATGGTTGAAAGATGATCTTACTGACACTGTCATGACCTAGCAAACGATAATTGGATCAATGAAATTCACTATCTCATTGTCAACAATTTCAGAGTCATGGAGTTGGTCTTGGCAGCGGTGACgctaatatattaattatttaacattCCACTGAACTTATTGACACCCTGGGGCATCGTCTACTCGGTGAGATGATTGCAGAGCCTATTCAGTGAATCGAGAACGCCCAATGACGTCTATGGAGCCATAATAATATTTAACAAACAAGCTAGTCGGTGAAATTTTGGAGCTTggagaattttctaattgaGCGAAATGAGCAAATTGTGTCAGAATCGGATGGAATATCTCCatgataaattcattcaaacaatcattttgaagtaacgctgttttttttt is a genomic window of Diachasmimorpha longicaudata isolate KC_UGA_2023 chromosome 16, iyDiaLong2, whole genome shotgun sequence containing:
- the LOC135170256 gene encoding bifunctional heparan sulfate N-deacetylase/N-sulfotransferase isoform X2 is translated as MVWVFFHPSLYRSMCFIQRVFVRRKEQYMSPLHEDACYSYSNIHTGWKTRSAWEGLIHRDTRPEPSIRCSTLKGATRLPAAPDHRSEARLRIDPKVLVFVETLYSRVGREIAELLVYNRIKYKVEVTGKSLPVLTNLDKGRYGVLVFENINKYLQMDKWNRELLDKYCREYSVGIVGFAPPGEESLVGAQLKGFPLFIHTNLRLKDAQLNAVSPILRLTRSGETAWGSLPGGDWTIFQPNHSTYEPLAWAYRDSLDYTSQKTPLATVIQDHGRYDGIQRVLFGGGLRFWLHKLLLLDSLSYLSHGQLSLSLNRMVLVDVDDIFVGEKSTRLKKDDVLALLATQQRIQTLVPGFKFNLGFSGKYFHHGTVEENLGDDMLLENVDRFTWFSHMWNHQQPHLYENVTHLQTDMALNKQFAKEHGIPTVSGYSVSPHHSGVYPVHEGLYEAWKRVWNIKVTSTEEYPHLRPARLRRGFIHRNIMVLPRQTCGLFTHTIFIERYPGGRDKLDESIQGGELFQTIVYNPINIFMTHMSNYGNDRLALYTFESVIKFIQCWTNLRLSSAPPLQLGERYFQLYPEEADPVWGNPCDDQRHQKIWSRNKTCDQLPRFLVIGPQKTGTTALYTFLSIHPAISSNLPSPDTFEEIQFFNGKNYYKGLDWYMGFFPASKNESSRYLFEKSATYFDGELVPRRAHALLPKAKLITILLSPARRAYSWYQHTRVHGDPVANNYTFHAVITASDTAPKPLRDLRNRCLNPGKYAQHLERWLSYYLPQQLHIIDGEQLRQNPIETLHELQRFLKITPAFNYSTHLRYDPKKGFFCQVTNEDRTKCLGKSKGRQYPPMEDRSYKLLQRYYLSHNTALVKLLKRLGSRTIPQWLKDDLTDTVMT
- the LOC135170256 gene encoding bifunctional heparan sulfate N-deacetylase/N-sulfotransferase isoform X1, with product MKISGVEASVPLLGAVAPRCVVKQATVKRCVAALLLISVGSIFYYTHYVISSPLSSLIHRDTRPEPSIRCSTLKGATRLPAAPDHRSEARLRIDPKVLVFVETLYSRVGREIAELLVYNRIKYKVEVTGKSLPVLTNLDKGRYGVLVFENINKYLQMDKWNRELLDKYCREYSVGIVGFAPPGEESLVGAQLKGFPLFIHTNLRLKDAQLNAVSPILRLTRSGETAWGSLPGGDWTIFQPNHSTYEPLAWAYRDSLDYTSQKTPLATVIQDHGRYDGIQRVLFGGGLRFWLHKLLLLDSLSYLSHGQLSLSLNRMVLVDVDDIFVGEKSTRLKKDDVLALLATQQRIQTLVPGFKFNLGFSGKYFHHGTVEENLGDDMLLENVDRFTWFSHMWNHQQPHLYENVTHLQTDMALNKQFAKEHGIPTVSGYSVSPHHSGVYPVHEGLYEAWKRVWNIKVTSTEEYPHLRPARLRRGFIHRNIMVLPRQTCGLFTHTIFIERYPGGRDKLDESIQGGELFQTIVYNPINIFMTHMSNYGNDRLALYTFESVIKFIQCWTNLRLSSAPPLQLGERYFQLYPEEADPVWGNPCDDQRHQKIWSRNKTCDQLPRFLVIGPQKTGTTALYTFLSIHPAISSNLPSPDTFEEIQFFNGKNYYKGLDWYMGFFPASKNESSRYLFEKSATYFDGELVPRRAHALLPKAKLITILLSPARRAYSWYQHTRVHGDPVANNYTFHAVITASDTAPKPLRDLRNRCLNPGKYAQHLERWLSYYLPQQLHIIDGEQLRQNPIETLHELQRFLKITPAFNYSTHLRYDPKKGFFCQVTNEDRTKCLGKSKGRQYPPMEDRSYKLLQRYYLSHNTALVKLLKRLGSRTIPQWLKDDLTDTVMT
- the LOC135170256 gene encoding bifunctional heparan sulfate N-deacetylase/N-sulfotransferase isoform X3 → MKISGVEASVPLLGAVAPRCVVKQATVKRCVAALLLISVGSIFYYTHYVISSPLSRYKVEVTGKSLPVLTNLDKGRYGVLVFENINKYLQMDKWNRELLDKYCREYSVGIVGFAPPGEESLVGAQLKGFPLFIHTNLRLKDAQLNAVSPILRLTRSGETAWGSLPGGDWTIFQPNHSTYEPLAWAYRDSLDYTSQKTPLATVIQDHGRYDGIQRVLFGGGLRFWLHKLLLLDSLSYLSHGQLSLSLNRMVLVDVDDIFVGEKSTRLKKDDVLALLATQQRIQTLVPGFKFNLGFSGKYFHHGTVEENLGDDMLLENVDRFTWFSHMWNHQQPHLYENVTHLQTDMALNKQFAKEHGIPTVSGYSVSPHHSGVYPVHEGLYEAWKRVWNIKVTSTEEYPHLRPARLRRGFIHRNIMVLPRQTCGLFTHTIFIERYPGGRDKLDESIQGGELFQTIVYNPINIFMTHMSNYGNDRLALYTFESVIKFIQCWTNLRLSSAPPLQLGERYFQLYPEEADPVWGNPCDDQRHQKIWSRNKTCDQLPRFLVIGPQKTGTTALYTFLSIHPAISSNLPSPDTFEEIQFFNGKNYYKGLDWYMGFFPASKNESSRYLFEKSATYFDGELVPRRAHALLPKAKLITILLSPARRAYSWYQHTRVHGDPVANNYTFHAVITASDTAPKPLRDLRNRCLNPGKYAQHLERWLSYYLPQQLHIIDGEQLRQNPIETLHELQRFLKITPAFNYSTHLRYDPKKGFFCQVTNEDRTKCLGKSKGRQYPPMEDRSYKLLQRYYLSHNTALVKLLKRLGSRTIPQWLKDDLTDTVMT